The stretch of DNA TTGAAGAAATTGAACAACTACATTTAGCACGAGTGCAATCAACAAAACTACAACGGATACTATTCTCCTCCGCAATGATGCGATTTATTCGCGACCGCATCGCAACATATCAAATATCCCAACTAGAGAAAGAGCATAATCGTAGGATGTTAGCTCAATCACTACCCGACGCAGGTAAAGGCTGGAATCATGTATTTACCCCAGAAGAAATTGCAGAACGGATGGAAAAATACAAATACAATCTGAACGAAATTATACAGTTGTGTAAAGAAAAAAATATAAAAGTCGTTATTGCAACCGTCCCTTCAAACTATATAAAACCTAACTTAATAGGGAAAAGTGCCAATGACTATGAACAAGTATTGCAATTAATTAAAGAAGAAAAATATAAAGAAGCGTATGAATTAGGTAGGAAGATTATTCGTGAAACGTCACCACGACATCAGTCATCCGACCTTGAAAACAATATTGTGAGAGAACTTGCACAACAAAATCAGATTCCTCTGGCTGATGTTTTATCTGCAATAGAAGAGGCAGAACCTCATCATATCCCTGGCGAAACGTTGTTTAACGACCATTGCCATCTTAACCCTATCGGCA from Candidatus Hydrogenedens sp. encodes:
- a CDS encoding SGNH/GDSL hydrolase family protein, with product MSETVRHENLSKKKIILFSLLPLVILLLGLELIARIVEIWLPPMVTDIGLGFTEDSRLFIPDPHDSRYLITHPNKTVAFQNQRFLKNKPSNTLRIFFLGGSSVNYVNYELPNLSERLKEALKPRYKEVEIINCGGLSYGTHRLVLIAREIVNYAPDLVMIYSGHNEFEEIEQLHLARVQSTKLQRILFSSAMMRFIRDRIATYQISQLEKEHNRRMLAQSLPDAGKGWNHVFTPEEIAERMEKYKYNLNEIIQLCKEKNIKVVIATVPSNYIKPNLIGKSANDYEQVLQLIKEEKYKEAYELGRKIIRETSPRHQSSDLENNIVRELAQQNQIPLADVLSAIEEAEPHHIPGETLFNDHCHLNPIGNEIMIQTFEKTIIQCLTK